In a genomic window of Jaculus jaculus isolate mJacJac1 chromosome 8, mJacJac1.mat.Y.cur, whole genome shotgun sequence:
- the LOC101601578 gene encoding MAD2L1-binding protein gives MLRGGALILNCWAQSPRREAVMAAPEPEVLSPAAVPDLEWCEKSEETHVPCVDLLETVTSAQEPSNASEPFCPRDCLVPVVFPGPVSQEGCYQFTCEFLKHIMYQRQQLPLPYEQLKHFYRKPPQQAEDTVRKKPRVTSEVNIRKCQQALAELESVLGHLQDFFARTLVPRVLILLGGNSINPKEFYELDLSRLAPFSVDQGLSTAACLRRLFRAIFMADAFSELQVPPLMGTIIMVQGHRDCGEDWFRPKLNYRVPSRGHKLTVTLSCGRPSIPAMASEDYIWFQAPVTLKGFHE, from the exons ATGCTCCGCGGCGGAGCGCTCATTCTAAACTGCTGGGCGCAGAGTCCGAGGCGGGAGGCCGTGATGGCCGCGCCGGAGCCGGAAGTCCTTTCTCCCGCCGCCGTCCCTG ATTTGGAGTGGTGTGAGAAGTCGGAAGAAACTCATGTTCCCTGTGTAGATCTCCTTGAGACAGTTACCTCTGCCCAGGAACCTTCCAACGCATCGGAGCCCTTTTGTCCAAGAGACTGTCTGGTACCAGTGGTGTTTCCCGGGCCTGTAAGCCAGGAAGGCTGTTATCAGTTTACTTGTGAGTTTCTGAAGCATATCATGTACCAACGCCAGCAGCTCCCTCTGCCGTATGAACAGCTGAAGCACTTCTACCGAAAACCACCTCAGCAG GCAGAGGACACCGTGAGGAAGAAACCTCGGGTCACCAGTGAGGTGAACATCAGGAAATGTCAGCAGGCCCTGGCAGAACTGGAGAGTGTCCTCGGTCATCTACAGGACTTCTTTGCCCGGACACTAGTGCCCCGAGTGTTGATCCTCCTTGGGGGCAATTCCATAAACCCCAAGGAATTCTATGAACTGGACTTGTCCAGGCTGGCCCCCTTCAGTGTGGACCAGGGCCTGAGCACAGCAGCTTGTCTGAGACGTCTCTTTCGAGCTATTTTCATGGCTGATGCCTTTAGTGAGCTACAGGTTCCTCCGCTCATGGGCACCATTATCATGGTACAGGGACACCGCGACTGTGGAGAAGATTGGTTCCGACCCAAGCTCAACTACAGAGTGCCCAGCCGGGGCCacaaactcactgtgaccctgtCGTGTGGCAGGCCTTCCATCCCAGCCATGGCTTCGGAGGATTACATTTGGTTTCAGGCCCCAGTGACACTTAAAGGCTtccatgagtga